The Perca fluviatilis chromosome 3, GENO_Pfluv_1.0, whole genome shotgun sequence nucleotide sequence TGTTGTAGTGTTTTAATGGTGCTGCCAAGTCTGTTCAGTGCAGACATTGTAGCCTGGGTTTCCTCCCGTGCTGTCGTCTACAGCGCTCTGCTGGAAGAGGCCAGACCAGGCCAGGCTCGCCTGATCTTGAGTCACGGTGCAGTGAGTACAGGCAGCCTCAGGCTTTCACAGTCCCGATGCTCACAATGCATTCTTCATGaggttttaaatgaatgtaagaatacacacatacacagagcagAAAATGAATGTGATCCAAATGCCGTGCCCCTGTACTGTGGGCAGGCTTGAACACGCTGGAGGAGAATGTTTGCTCAGTGCCAGTCACATTAAATCCAACAGCCCGTCCCTTCAACTGGCCCACAACGTTGAGAAAGAACTGAAAAAGCTCAGGGGGTGggataaaataaaattagaaagGGAAACACTGTGCCGTTAACGCCGCCACATCAGAGTATTGATTTAGCTAATTGAAATGGCATcgagggagaaacaccagatGGGTCTCCTCTGGCCTGAGGTTGGGTGCTGGCTGGCTCTGATAGGATCCCATCTGAGACACACTGTCCCTGGGGTCCATGCTGATGCCTTCCTTCATTCCTCAGCCTCTTTCTCACAGCTATCTACAGCCAACACATTCTCTTGGTTGAGTTAATAAAATGTTTGTAAGACACTTTCCACATGGGTTAGTCAAATAGCTTACTTGCAAAGCCTCTGAACAagagcttgtttgttttttgcatttaaaaaaatgcatgtcttttttttaagaaaagggaaaaaatagATTAGAACAGAAACTGGCTCCAGAAAGGATACAACTGATGTTAGGGTAATGTCcaataaaacaatacattttggcagGATAATGATATGACTAGATATTATGTAAGGTTTGTTGCAGCAATCATGAGTAACTAAACCGCAAAGGACAAGACCAACCAGGCAAAGTGCCATCTCAATGGCACTATCGCTTAGCTGTTCCTGTTTAAAATTTCATGAAGCGATTACAAAAATAGGACACACTTTTGTATGAATTACTACGAAATAGCATGAAGTAAGGCTGCACAACAGCAAGAATGAGACTGTGTTTGTTCAGTGGCTGAACAATAATACAACATACTATGCAGTTGCCACATTAAGCCTCACAAGGCATATGCTTGTTTGTTACTAGGATTTTCTGTTTGGATAGCCCTGCTTTAGAAATGTGCGTCATGTAAGTAAAACTCAAGCTTTGTCTAgctttttcaatttcaatttcttaTACAGAAAGTCACATAAACTTGTGCACAAACAAACAGGTGTATGAAGCATCACTCACACTGGTCAGCCTCATCTTTCCCTGTCACTGTGTCCTCTGCACTCACATTTTTGAGTTCTACACCCAAAGAAAATATGGAAATCTAAATCAAAGCCTGAATTTGCACTGACACTGTCAGGATGAGACATTTTGTGAAAGATGAATCCAAGTTGTGATTATGGAGTCCTTTTCTCCCCATGTCTTTGCTTTTATGATCTTACTAATCATATCCTGACTGCCCCCTGGCTGCCTGTGTCCTTCTGTCCTGGTGGTGCTGCGTGCtctttcccagcatgcattgccTTTAATTAAATAGGAGCCTGGTCCTCCTGACAGTGTCTGTGGCTGCCTGGCAGCCTCCTCATCCTCCCGCTCccgctccctctccctctctctctctctctctctctctctctctctctctctctctgtctctcactcacacacagacactctacCCGCCTCTCTCCTTGCCTGGATGTCACATGAGGAACtgactctggtctctgtctgaaATGATTTAATTGGATGCAAACTCAGGAGCATGGACATCAATACGGAACTATATCTGCCATAAGGCAGAGCCATTAGTCAATACTTCGCCCTCCACATGCCGAAGGCTTTTGTCAGACCTAATTAGCCAGTACAGTATTCAGTGGAGCTTCACCACTGGGGGACTGGGACTCCTGTGGGATCTGGTTAGGATCACAGTTCACTCCCAGTGTATACAGTGGAGTTGGAAAGTTCACAAAAGCAAATATCACTCACTATTCTCTTCCATTTAACACTGACAGCTAAATGACTGAAGTCACGAAAGGTGCACATTCACTTCCACTGGCTTCCTTGGGTTACAGATATTAGGTCTTAAAGGGTTGAATGTTGTGTACAATGAACAAAGGTTGATGCACTGATACAAATCAGGTCTACTTTTTATTATGGAGCCAACATTTTGTTCTAAGTCATCTCCCAATGGAAACACACCTATTGTGAACATTTTTAACCACACATTAAAAGATGCAAATGTGTTGCATGCATTCGGCAACCTTGTTTCTAAATGGCCTATATTTAGGTAATGGACAGACTGATCGTGTTGAATGTGTTCACATATCTGCACACTTCCAGTTAAAgcatcacatacagtattaacCAGAGCAATAGACTTGTCAGGCTTATGTAACAATGTCAGTCAGTGACATCAGTATTCATGAGATGATAGATCTCATGAGATCCAAACTACTGTAGTTACAGAATGTGTTAATATTGCCTTGTTTTCCTCTTTCAGTTTTTTCCCAGTGAGTAACTATTTATTCAGTCTAAGGATTTTCACAAACAGTTGTGGCTAACAAACACAAGCTCATTAGCTAGTTGGCCAGCTGAAGTGGCAGGTGCAATCTGCAAAACGTTGCTGATTGAAAGTAACCATGGTTGTTGCAAAAGTTGGTATTATTAGTTGTCGTACTCTGCTGAAACTTCGACAGCCCAATTgacttatatattatattatatccaGACTGTTACTTTTATGCTAATTTGCTTATGTTTAACTCTATGCCGTCATTGAAAAGTATTATAATAGACCGTAAAGTGTCCAATTTAACAATTTCCATTGACACACGTTACAAATGgaaaattgaaaataaatgtaagtTTAGTTGCATATTTCACTAACCTTGTAAATATACGTGCCCCTCTAGGGTGCCTCGTCCAGTCTGGTGGTCAAATTTGCAGACACTGATAAGGAAAGGACTCTGCGCAGGATGCACCAGATGGCGGGCCAGCTCGGCATCTTCAGTCCCATGACCATCCAGTTTGGGGCCTATGGCGCCTACTCTCATGCTGTAAGTCTCAGCCCGGCGGGGGAGGAGACGGTGagcttttaaaaaaggaaatgaaaactGTTTTGATTTGAGGTTGAATTCACTATTTCTCCCACTAGGCATGTGACACTCCCAGCAAACAACTCCTTAAGTGATTCAGACCATTAAATGGCTGTCAGAGTCCACATTTACAGAGGTTTTACAGAAAATGCTGGCTTGCTTTTGTATTGTGTCTTGTTATCCCTTCATTTGTCCAGGGAAGCTGCTTATCATGTATGCTCAGCACTACACTGTTTTACTTTCATACAGTCGTGAGCATCCATTTCGTATTCACTTTCCATTCTCACATTCCCTGACTTTCTCTGTGAATTTAAACTGCCTACCCAAGCTTGCCTCTTTAACATTTCATCTACTTATACATACCGTATGCCTTAACACTCAAACAGAGGTGCACTTCATTACCAAGAACCCAAACCTGCTCACCCCCTACACCTTTCCCTGCCTGCCCACCCCACTCCACCTCCCATTTCCtattcacacatgaaagtcacAGCCTGAGTTAGGAGTCTGTGAGATTTTACACTCACACAGTAGCTAACAACTCACCCTGACAGGTGAGAATCGCCCACTCACGCACAATCTTTCCACTAACTCTGCCACCGCGGCGGAGTTATACATATACGGTTCATATAGATATACATAGTCTCCAGCTTGCTAAACTCATTTCACCGCATAACCTTTATCTTGTGTAGTATAATGAGCACAAGGCCAGAGTGGTGATATACTTGCTGGGAAGCAACGCTGCAGGGCAACACAGACCACTCTGTTCAAGAACAAGGCATGGGCCAAGCAAACAGAGATGTGTGAATAAACATGCTCTGGTCCTGCGGCTATTTCaccctccttttcttttctgtccttccctccatccctcccgcCATTCGCCTCTCTCCCCACTGCTCTTTAATCCTACAGCAGATGATGCAACAGCAAGCAGCCCTGATGGCAGCAACGCAAGGGTCCTACCTGAACCCCATGGCAGCCATCGCTGCCGCGCAAATGCAGCAAATGGCAGCTTTCAATGTCAACGGCCTGGTGGCTACTCCCATGACACCGTCCTCAGGTATACACTAACaggctggcacacacacacacacacacacacacacacacacacacacacacacacacacacacacacacacacacacacacacacacacacacacacacacacacacacacacacaccaactgaCTGGGGTGCAACAACAGAGAAACGtgcaaacaaatacacacttgCAGGGCTTCTCTCTCCATTACTCACTGCTGCCCTGGAACATTTTCATCATTAGCAAGAATTATAGAAGCAGTAGTAATGTATTCATTCAAGGCCTTTCTGCTTTTGCCCTTGTTACATTTTTTAAGATGTAGGCTCCATTTTCTGGGCTGGAGCAAACATCGCCAGTGTTGAATTAAAGGAAGCAGGGCCTTGTATAGAAGGGGGCATGATGGGAGAACAGCATTCCTTGACAATTATTGGCAGCCACAttatagtctctctctctgctcctctctctcattatctctctgtcggtctgtctgtctgtctgtctgtctgtctgtctgtctgtctgtctgtctgtctgtctgtctgtctgtctgtctgtctgtcgctctctccctctgtgtctctgtgacagtgtgtgttttctggGAACACGGCCAATCCGATGACTTTGGATGCAGAGTCCTTGGCTTATACAATATAAGAGCAAAGATTTGTGTGAGATAATCCTGGACCCCGGTCTGAACTATCTTTTTGGCCCTTGTCATGAGGAGCTTTGATGGCCTGACACTAAGTAGGCAGGCCGCCTGAAGGCAGGGTCATTGCAGATGTATTAAATAAAGTGGTTTGACGCTGTACCTAGCATTTGTAATCCACAAGGCCTACACATACCAGGTAATGCCTATCAAACATAATCCTACATGACTTAAATGCCCTTCACCTggattagaaaaataataaaaaaccaTCAGCACAAAAGGGGACTGACAAGGTGACAGATGGAATATCACCACAAGGAAGAAGGGCGGTCAGAAGTTGCACAGGTCTCTACATAGAATAGGGCAGTTTTGTACCCAAGTGAAAGaaatataaatttaaaaaaggctaTAATGAGAACATATTTAGAGCTCAGAGTACCTTTGCCTTTAGTATGTTATATTACAGTGGTGGATGAGTGCTTTTCCCTTGCTACTGATATTAGTAACTGTTCAGGCTGAATTAGGACCTTGTGAACCCCCTCTCATACCTACCTCAGGTTTTTCCAAACTACACTGTACCTTCACGGTGGGTCaaaatgtatgcatttgtgATTATGAGGGCCCATTATGTGGCTGTTATATAGTAGTACATTTGTGAGAATGTACATttcaatacaaaatatatacttCTCTTGTACCTCTATTTTTTGGTTGTGCAGCATTTGAAGGGTGCACTCGGCAGTTTCCGTAATGACTCTACAGTATATCTATTTGCAGGCACCAGCACACCCCCGGGCATCTCTGCCACAGCCGTGCCAAGCATAGCCACCCCTATCGGGGTCAACGGATTCAGTGCCCTCCCGCCTCAAAGCAATGGGCAGTCCGCCTCTGAGCCCATCTACACCAATGGTATCCACCCTTACCCAGGTGAGCCAATCAAGGTTTGCATACAGTAACAGAAACATGAGATATATTTGTAACATCTACTGTCAGGAGACTGTTGCTCTGACCCTGACACTAACGATTCGCTGCTTGTACTGATGATGATATATGATGAATTATTCTAGTGCTGCTCTTGATCTGAATAAGAACATCACCTAATTGCCACGATGCAAGTTCAACACGTCAGTGGTGACAAATTGAATTACTGTATATCGCATGGTAACTGTTTAAAAGTTGACAAGAGTCCTTTTTTTACTTCACACTCTCATTACATCTTTTTCTGATCTGAACTGAAGCGTTTAAGGCTTGAGGGTCAATCAACAGTGTCTTTGGCAGATTTCTGAGCAGCCAGCCCTAGTATCATGATGAATCCATCAGTTCATCCATCAGTCCATTATGGTTAATTTGATGTGTCTCAGCCCGTCCTCGGCTTCTTAATGTTGTCTGGGACTGATTCCTGAAGaattgacagacacacacacacacacacaccccatctCTGCATTATGCAAAGGCAGCTGCAATTGTAATGAACTACAAAGTGGTTTGTTTGGCATGTTGTTAATATTTGATGCAAACATCTGGGGCAAACAGGCATTTTGAAGAACTAAGATATGACAACCCACATTTCTCCCACTCCTTGTGTGATCGTACCCCGATGGTTCTCTACAGCTaagccaattttttttttatttgtctcttctgctttcattttcttctttgtcaccccctttctctgtctctctttttgtctctctgcAGCACAGAGTCCAACGGTGACCGACCCTCTCCAACAGGCTTATGCTGGCGTCCAACACTACGCAGGTGATCTGTCTCTCCTACCTCCCCTCACTTGCTCCATCTGTCcctttccctctcccctctccgtTTCTGTTTGCCACATCAGTAGACACTATGACAGCTAGAGATAGCTGGATGACCAGCCAATTTCCTCCCGGATTAGGTTACTTTACATTAGGATTGCAAAAGGATTTTCAGTTGACTTGATTATACACCCACACAAAAAATCTTAATTCCAAATGTACACCGAGAGCTGAGGATCGGAACCTGCCATAGCCTCCTACACGAGAGATGAAATAGGCCTCTCATAACCACAGTGCTTTCTGCCTGACATCAGCTCTCATTAACACAATGTAAGTAAGTCTGCCCATCTTTCTTTGTGCGTCTGCTTAGTTGAACTTCACTCCACTCCCCTTTTGCCATACTCTTTGTGTAGtgatccaccagccaaatgagCCCAGGCTCCCAGTCATAATGCAATTTATTTATGCAATGTCTAGAGGACGCAAATGAACAATGGAATAATGATTTGAGTTTTGTTGTGTCAAATATGAAAATAGAGATGTGAAAAATTCCACTCTGGTTCTCCCTTTGCAACAGCAGCCTACCCTGCCGCCTATGCGCCAATCAGCCAAGCGTTCCCACAGCAACCAACCATCATTCCCCAGCAACAGAGGGAAGGTAAGAGCGAGCAAGCGCGCCCACCCAAGATAAAAGGTGATAATTGCCATGTTCCATTCTAATGTAGCTGTGCTGCTTTGAATTAGCGAGGGAGGGAAAAAGCTGGCTGGGGAAAATGTGAGAAAAAGGCTCCCCATTTAAAGAGAAGAACATTAGCAGTGAGATGGAAAGTTACTCTGTCATTATTCAAAAACTGCACTAATTCAAACTCGCAGCGTTGGACTGCTTAATCAGTCCATTACAATGTGTTTAAGTGGTTATAAATATTCATCAGATTAATTAGCTGCATGCATAATCATTTATTACCATTCCTAGTGTAGTGTTCGTTCTTATGCCACAGCATCAGATGTAATAAAGCATAGGATATACTGTGACGGTAAATCACTCTTTTTGACGCCACTCGTCAGTCTCAATTATTCATCTATATGATTGTATGAGACAGCATAGAGTGGCATGAATATTCAATATAGGAACTCTGAAATGAAGTGTCTCAAACATTGCCAAGAGGAAAGGTTAGTAAATGTTTGCACTTTTTCAGTAGTGTGAGTGCATGCCAGGGTCACAGTGGTGAAGTATATCATAAGTTCAGATAGACACAAACTTATCCTCACGTCAGCAGCTTATTCACTTTACATATCATCTCTCAGTACCTTGAAACTTTTTCATCATTAGCAAGAATTAGAGAAGTcatggttacacacacacacacacacacacacacacacacacacacacacacacacacacacacacacacacacacacacacacacacacacacacacacacacacacacacacacacacacacacacacacacacacacacagctattcTTGGTTGAGCCAGAGGCCTGTCTGAGTTCTGGCCTCCTCTGGGTTTTGGCTGCACTCCCAGCCTGTCTCAGTCCACTGCCACAGTCTGCAGCTCTGCCATTTAACAAGAGGCACCTAAACCTGATTATACAGTCAAGCCTCAGCTTCAACCTCCCTCTGAAAGCTAACAATTGCAACAATAAAATCTATCAGTCTGtatctgtccgtgtgtgtgtgtgtgtgtgtgtgtgtgtgtggtcaacaAATCCAAAAGAATATTATTTTAACCAGACACATATTGAGTATTGGGTTAAATGCATCCCCACTGACTGTAAATGACATAAGCAAAGGAATTTGAAGGGGGTCCTAGGTGAAAACAAAATTGATGCTGCAGATCTAGAGATACATAGTGCctccattacccacaatgcaactctaACTGCCAACAGTTCTAGTTCTACAGCCTTAGcaaactccttcaccactaacggagcgagctggaaaatctaacttttcccaaaccctgtggggaggagggccacaacatcatggccaccaacacaactcagcaaagattgttcttgctcgggctttaacttctggatattcggcagcatCGCCACAACGGAttgaatggcttcgctcgcatctttctagcgCACGCCCTCAATGTCATCGTTCTCAgacactccctctgttcgctgattggaccgccaaatatttggccagagaaaacccaagaatgtaccgcaaacccagacttcagagtactgaaggaaaatgaaaattgagcggaagtacataggagggcggagccaggctagtagTACTCCCCAAGACCTGTAAATTGACTTAGATGTGTAAAATGTGATTTCCTTTCaaattatatgtatgtatataaatatgCATATGTAAATACATTATTCTGTATTGGATTTATAAGATGTATGACTGTATGATTTTATACTAATGCCTATAACCAGGCACAGGGTAACTGACGTGCACCCATGGTGTACTTACATGGAAAAGGCAGAAATCTTTTTATGAAGAACAAAAAAGTGGTGTTACATTTGTAAGGAGTAGTGAAAAAACTGTGCAGCTCACCTAAACAAACACCATCCTTACACACCAGTTGGGGACATATTTTCCCCCTCAAACAAACCACTTCTTTTCAAAGCATGAATTATCTAAGACCTAAACCGACAGAAGTGAGATTCAGCCTTTAActgttaccaaaaaaaaaatccccactctgtctacctgtgtgtgtgtgtgtgtgtgtgtgtgtgtcctctatcTCACCGAGGCATAGCAGCAGTACAGCCAGCCACCACTCCTGCCCTTATCAGCCTTCTCACCAGCCCCATTCTCATCTCGACATGCTATCACCCAGAGCAATGAGACAGGAGAGAATGCTAGCCGTGCAGCCAGCTGCAAGCATACTGTCCCCGAGTCcatcacatctctctctctctctctctctctctctctccctttatcCAGATTGGCCTGTACAATATGTGGCAGCTGGGTGGATGAGtgtggagggatggagagagattGGAAGACAGTCCTACTGTCAGAGAGTAATTGGAACAAAAACTTGGCTTatgccccctcctcctcccctctctcttcctctgtgtctCAGGGTTTCTCTTTCTCAATACAAGCGTCTttatctttctcttttaatcaacctctctgtgttttttcttcctcctgttgtatctgtttttttctctggctgtttttctcttttattgctCTCTGCGGCTGTTTACACGTGCACTCCAATTGCCTCAGAGAATAGTCAAatttaactgtattttttttaagtgccaCTTATCTATATAGTTATGTGAAATAGGATTCAAATGGAAACCACAAAAAGAGCTGTCCAAACCACGTGTGTGACTCCACCTTAACTAggtttaaaacaactaatagtTGTGCCACATGAAACATAATCAGCATTTTGTGCTGCTTGGATTATTGTCTTGATtgccaacatgacatcatgacttcacgtaaacatacatgccactttcctaaagccaagtggcgtgttatctgtacgcattttgagctatccatgTGTATGTCTAccctgtatacagcggacggcagtctgcaacgtcacagcgtaaCCACGTGGTGTGTTATTTgcgaggctacggttgggtataggaaacgtcacacgtgggttgggtttaggaaaagaagaaacggTTGGGATTAGCAAAAGAACAAACGTGGAATGTAAACATCACACGTGACGAAAAAAACGTCACATGCGGGACGTgatccccgctctcctgggtgaaagtcctgtgttttacccatcctccaccccaacCAACTTCCCCATGTGGATTTTTGCCCTTTCATAcaactcgctacggcgtcaattcacacgcaatcgcaaggtaacgtaagtcaatggaggccaaacggcgttgataaacacgctaaaaaccAAGTATgggtcttgataacacgccaataatggcatacgaattcaCGTGTCAtgcatacgccacttcatgagatcagtctgtgaGTGCTTTATTATGTCATTTTTCCACATGTTATTATGGCCTTTCTCTCACTGCTTATGCTCCCAAtgtaaccctcctgttgtctctTTCTCGTCACCAGGGCCAGAAGGGTGCAACCTGTTTATTTATCACCTGCCCCAGGAGTTCGGAGATGCGGAACTCATGCAAATGTTCCTGCCTTTTGGCAACGTCATCTCTGCCAAAGTCTTTGTGGACCGAgcgaccaatcagagcaaatgTTTTGGTGAGTcaaaaatcaacagtgaaaagaaaaaaaaaaagtgagcaaaGCAATGCACAGGTGCTCCCTGGCTCCATCACACAGGCGGGACGCAGCAATAGAAAGGGGAGATTGTGGCGTGAAAAGGTGGACGCTCTAATTGCCTAAAATAACACGTCTAAACCCACCATGAATCCCTCACATAGCTACTGACCCAAACATCTTTCCACATTGCCATTTGCTCCACACAGATCCATCTCCCCTTCTCTGCCATTCCCAGACTCCCTTACCCAAGAGAACAGCATTtccccagcccccccccccactcccccaGTCCTCCTGCCGGGCAACCTAGCAGCATCCCACACAGAAAACCAGTTCATCAGGGTGGAGGCGGTGCAGGTGGAATCCATGGGCTTAAAGAGATAATAATAGACTGGTGTGGGCCATACTGTTGATTCAGTTGGACAGCAGCACCCAGGAGacaggcagaaagagagagagtgagagagagcgagagacactACCAGCATTGGCTTTCTTTCAGTTTCCCTTCAACATGGCATGTCTATGAggctttctcttcctctcttccgtCATCTGTCTTGTTCTGTCCATCTCAggactctctctccctctccctctgtgtgcTCTTCTCGAAACATATGCCTCTCGCTATCACTATCCGTCAGTCAACAAGGGGGAAGGGCAAAGGGGCGGTGACCTCATCAGTCTCACCGGCTTATTTTTTCCACAGCTTGTAATTAAGATCTTGGCTGAAAAACAGCAATTTAACCCATGATTCTTTTGTGtggattcccccccccctcccattaATTTCTCCCTACTTTTTATAGCAGAAGCCCCAGGGCTCCTTTGTAAGACATTAACAAATTAGGCACATGATGTTGTGCATTAAGGGGGATAAGTTATTAGGCCTCTAAGAACTTGGAACACTTCATCTTAAAAATGTGAGTTTAGCCTTGAGGATGTGGTTAATGGGCACTGTAGACTCATGTACGTGTgtagatatactgtattatatatat carries:
- the celf6 gene encoding CUGBP Elav-like family member 3-B isoform X7, with product MATVTANGVQQENGFSTTNSAGRMNGLTIGQNTIPMKDHDAIKLFIGQIPRNLEEKDLKPLFEEFGKIYELTVLKDRFTGMHKGCAFLTYCARESALKAQSALHEQKTLPGMNRPIQVKPADSEGRGEDRKLFVGMLGKQQSEDDVRRLFETFGQIEECTVLRGPDGASKGCAFVKFSSHGEAQAAINSLHGGQTMPGASSSLVVKFADTDKERTLRRMHQMAGQLGIFSPMTIQFGAYGAYSHAQMMQQQAALMAATQGSYLNPMAAIAAAQMQQMAAFNVNGLVATPMTPSSVYLFAGTSTPPGISATAVPSIATPIGVNGFSALPPQSNGQSASEPIYTNGIHPYPAQSPTVTDPLQQAYAGVQHYAAAYPAAYAPISQAFPQQPTIIPQQQREGPEGCNLFIYHLPQEFGDAELMQMFLPFGNVISAKVFVDRATNQSKCFGFVSFDNPSSAQAAIQAMNGFQIGMKRLKVQLKRPKDANRPY
- the celf6 gene encoding CUGBP Elav-like family member 4 isoform X9; this encodes MATVTANGVQQENGFSTTNSAGRMNGLTIGQNTIPMKDHDAIKLFIGQIPRNLEEKDLKPLFEEFGKIYELTVLKDRFTGMHKGCAFLTYCARESALKAQSALHEQKTLPGMNRPIQVKPADSEGRGDRKLFVGMLGKQQSEDDVRRLFETFGQIEECTVLRGPDGASKGCAFVKFSSHGEAQAAINSLHGGQTMPGASSSLVVKFADTDKERTLRRMHQMAGQLGIFSPMTIQFGAYGAYSHAQMMQQQAALMAATQGSYLNPMAAIAAAQMQQMAAFNVNGLVATPMTPSSGTSTPPGISATAVPSIATPIGVNGFSALPPQSNGQSASEPIYTNGIHPYPAQSPTVTDPLQQAYAGVQHYAAAYPAAYAPISQAFPQQPTIIPQQQREGPEGCNLFIYHLPQEFGDAELMQMFLPFGNVISAKVFVDRATNQSKCFGFVSFDNPSSAQAAIQAMNGFQIGMKRLKVQLKRPKDANRPY
- the celf6 gene encoding CUGBP Elav-like family member 3-B isoform X3, whose protein sequence is MATVTANGVQQENGFSTTNSAGRMNGLTIGQNTIPMKDHDAIKLFIGQIPRNLEEKDLKPLFEEFGKIYELTVLKDRFTGMHKGCAFLTYCARESALKAQSALHEQKTLPGMNRPIQVKPADSEGRGEDRKLFVGMLGKQQSEDDVRRLFETFGQIEECTVLRGPDGASKGCAFVKFSSHGEAQAAINSLHGGQTMPGASSSLVVKFADTDKERTLRRMHQMAGQLGIFSPMTIQFGAYGAYSHAVSLSPAGEETMMQQQAALMAATQGSYLNPMAAIAAAQMQQMAAFNVNGLVATPMTPSSVYLFAGTSTPPGISATAVPSIATPIGVNGFSALPPQSNGQSASEPIYTNGIHPYPAQSPTVTDPLQQAYAGVQHYAAAYPAAYAPISQAFPQQPTIIPQQQREGPEGCNLFIYHLPQEFGDAELMQMFLPFGNVISAKVFVDRATNQSKCFGFVSFDNPSSAQAAIQAMNGFQIGMKRLKVQLKRPKDANRPY
- the celf6 gene encoding CUGBP Elav-like family member 4 isoform X6; the protein is MATVTANGVQQENGFSTTNSAGRMNGLTIGQNTIPMKDHDAIKLFIGQIPRNLEEKDLKPLFEEFGKIYELTVLKDRFTGMHKGCAFLTYCARESALKAQSALHEQKTLPGMNRPIQVKPADSEGRGEDRKLFVGMLGKQQSEDDVRRLFETFGQIEECTVLRGPDGASKGCAFVKFSSHGEAQAAINSLHGGQTMPGASSSLVVKFADTDKERTLRRMHQMAGQLGIFSPMTIQFGAYGAYSHAVSLSPAGEETQMMQQQAALMAATQGSYLNPMAAIAAAQMQQMAAFNVNGLVATPMTPSSGTSTPPGISATAVPSIATPIGVNGFSALPPQSNGQSASEPIYTNGIHPYPAQSPTVTDPLQQAYAGVQHYAAYPAAYAPISQAFPQQPTIIPQQQREGPEGCNLFIYHLPQEFGDAELMQMFLPFGNVISAKVFVDRATNQSKCFGFVSFDNPSSAQAAIQAMNGFQIGMKRLKVQLKRPKDANRPY
- the celf6 gene encoding CUGBP Elav-like family member 3-B isoform X4 translates to MATVTANGVQQENGFSTTNSAGRMNGLTIGQNTIPMKDHDAIKLFIGQIPRNLEEKDLKPLFEEFGKIYELTVLKDRFTGMHKGCAFLTYCARESALKAQSALHEQKTLPGMNRPIQVKPADSEGRGEDRKLFVGMLGKQQSEDDVRRLFETFGQIEECTVLRGPDGASKGCAFVKFSSHGEAQAAINSLHGGQTMPGASSSLVVKFADTDKERTLRRMHQMAGQLGIFSPMTIQFGAYGAYSHAVSLSPAGEETQMMQQQAALMAATQGSYLNPMAAIAAAQMQQMAAFNVNGLVATPMTPSSVYLFAGTSTPPGISATAVPSIATPIGVNGFSALPPQSNGQSASEPIYTNGIHPYPAQSPTVTDPLQQAYAGVQHYAAYPAAYAPISQAFPQQPTIIPQQQREGPEGCNLFIYHLPQEFGDAELMQMFLPFGNVISAKVFVDRATNQSKCFGFVSFDNPSSAQAAIQAMNGFQIGMKRLKVQLKRPKDANRPY
- the celf6 gene encoding CUGBP Elav-like family member 3-B isoform X1, with product MATVTANGVQQENGFSTTNSAGRMNGLTIGQNTIPMKDHDAIKLFIGQIPRNLEEKDLKPLFEEFGKIYELTVLKDRFTGMHKGCAFLTYCARESALKAQSALHEQKTLPGMNRPIQVKPADSEGRGEDRKLFVGMLGKQQSEDDVRRLFETFGQIEECTVLRGPDGASKGCAFVKFSSHGEAQAAINSLHGGQTMPGASSSLVVKFADTDKERTLRRMHQMAGQLGIFSPMTIQFGAYGAYSHAVSLSPAGEETQMMQQQAALMAATQGSYLNPMAAIAAAQMQQMAAFNVNGLVATPMTPSSVYLFAGTSTPPGISATAVPSIATPIGVNGFSALPPQSNGQSASEPIYTNGIHPYPAQSPTVTDPLQQAYAGVQHYAAAYPAAYAPISQAFPQQPTIIPQQQREGPEGCNLFIYHLPQEFGDAELMQMFLPFGNVISAKVFVDRATNQSKCFGFVSFDNPSSAQAAIQAMNGFQIGMKRLKVQLKRPKDANRPY
- the celf6 gene encoding CUGBP Elav-like family member 4 isoform X2, coding for MATVTANGVQQENGFSTTNSAGRMNGLTIGQNTIPMKDHDAIKLFIGQIPRNLEEKDLKPLFEEFGKIYELTVLKDRFTGMHKGCAFLTYCARESALKAQSALHEQKTLPGMNRPIQVKPADSEGRGDRKLFVGMLGKQQSEDDVRRLFETFGQIEECTVLRGPDGASKGCAFVKFSSHGEAQAAINSLHGGQTMPGASSSLVVKFADTDKERTLRRMHQMAGQLGIFSPMTIQFGAYGAYSHAVSLSPAGEETQMMQQQAALMAATQGSYLNPMAAIAAAQMQQMAAFNVNGLVATPMTPSSVYLFAGTSTPPGISATAVPSIATPIGVNGFSALPPQSNGQSASEPIYTNGIHPYPAQSPTVTDPLQQAYAGVQHYAAAYPAAYAPISQAFPQQPTIIPQQQREGPEGCNLFIYHLPQEFGDAELMQMFLPFGNVISAKVFVDRATNQSKCFGFVSFDNPSSAQAAIQAMNGFQIGMKRLKVQLKRPKDANRPY